A section of the Engraulis encrasicolus isolate BLACKSEA-1 chromosome 8, IST_EnEncr_1.0, whole genome shotgun sequence genome encodes:
- the LOC134454398 gene encoding von Willebrand factor A domain-containing protein 5A-like isoform X1, producing MERCCGLVTDKKEKVPLKSVEVDVQVQGHVATVSSTLLYVNEEEHPLEAVFVFPLPAECALCHFSAKLGDVEVVAKLQDKQKAREEYDDALSSGKQAFLLQESEQSPDIFQLNVGSLPPEQSAAITLVYISELAMQADDALRFCLPAVLNPRYTPRDVDQSQMATITSVPADAVPYTLAVRAHLSSPQPISKVESNCSLEPLEYLNSDKTGAKVSLSSGHMFDRDVELLFYYQDAHKPTAIVEAGQESTEPGYLMKDPIVMLSCYPEFPASVTSSLASCGEFIFVVDRSGSMDCKMHSGKDAKMRIDSAKDTLLLLLKSLPMGCYFNIYGFGSRFEHFFPKSVEYNQKTMDEALAKVNGMRADMGGTEILQPLKHIYSQPCVPNHPRQIFMFTDGEVGNTKAVLDLVKLNVHSHRCFSFGIGEGASTALITGLAKEGSGHAQFITGTDRMQPKVMQSLRYALQPAVKDISVEWTLPDGVSVTTLSPPLKVLFHGQRALLYAQLKGESPGNPEGSVTIQYSLLDQTVKNQLNFSLKPAGGTGVTVHRLAARALMRSMEMEERARGPEAKAVREKLLELSLQSGVSCAHTAFIATHKASGETVQGPLLHRPVPTPGMFFGGMMPMAMCCSAPMPQPMRQMARSAPRKMVANCAAPMARMFGGGGMGRKNIRRGGMGGKPLESASCVPPKAEMDGCMEKEASLPDEDFDMEPESPQITDPLLQLISLQKATGSWHMDSSLAKVLGTTEDKLAKGEPKGVDKAVWATVLALIWLHGFQLKARDEWQFVAMKAASWIQAQKVGNISQCVEAGNALLGCTVDQKTLGL from the exons TTCCCCTGAAGAGTGTGGAAGTGGATGTGCAGGTGCAGGGCCATGTGGCCACGGTGTCCTCCACTCTGCTGTATGTGAATGAAGAGGAGCACCCCCTGGAGGCTGTGTTTGTGTTCCCGCTGCCCGCAGAATGTGCCCTCTGCCACTTCAGCGCCAAACTAGGAGACGTGGAGGTGGTGGCAAAGCTGCAGGATAAACAGAAG GCACGCGAGGAGTATGATGATGCACTGAGCTCAGGCAAGCAGGCTTTCCTGCTGCAGGAGAGCGAGCAGAGCCCAGACATCTTCCAGCTGAATGTGGGCAGCCTGCCTCCAGAACAGAGTGCCGCCATCACGCTGGTCTACATCTCCGAGCTGGCCATGCAAGCTGACGATGCCCTGCGCTTCTGTCTGCCTGCTGTGCTCAACCCCCGCTACACGCCACGGG aCGTGGACCAGAGTCAAATGGCCACTATAACATCAGTGCCGGCTGATGCAGTTCCGTACACGTTAGCTGTGAGGGCTCACCTGTCCTCCCCCCAGCCCATCTCTAAAGTGGAGTCCAACTGCTCTCTGGAGCCCCTAGAGTACCTCAACTCAGATAAAACAGGGGCCAAG GTGAGTTTGTCTTCAGGGCACATGTTTGATCGGGACGTGGAGCTGCTCTTCTATTACCAAGACGCTCACAAGCCTACTGCCATCGTGGAGGCTGGACAGGAGAGCACAGAACCAG GCTATCTGATGAAGGACCCCATTGTTATGCTCAGCTGCTACCCAGAATTCCCAGCTTCAGTGACGTCCTCACTTGCCTCTTGTGGGGAGTTTATTTTCGTGGTGGACCGCTCTGGCAGTATGGACTGCAAGATGCACTCTGGAAAAGATGCCAAGATGCGCATAGACAGTGCTAAG GACACCCTTCTCTTGCTCCTCAAGAGCCTTCCTATGGGCTGCTACTTCAACATCTATGGCTTTGGCTCCCGTTTCGAACATTTTTTCCC GAAGAGTGTTGAGTACAACCAGAAGACCATGGACGAAGCTCTTGCCAAAGTGAATGGCATGAGGGCAGATATGGGGGGCACTGAGATCCTGCAACCACTGAAGCACATCTACAGCCAGCCATGTGTTCCCAATCACCCCAGACAG ATCTTCATGTTCACTGATGGAGAGGTGGGAAACACAAAGGCCGTTTTGGACCTGGTAAAACTTAATGTACATTCTCACCG atGCTTCTCTTTTGGTATTGGTGAGGGTGCCAGCACTGCTTTAATCACTGGCTTGGCCAAGGAGGGTTCTGGGCATGCTCAGTTCATCACAGGAACAGACCGCATGCAACCCAAG gtGATGCAGTCTCTCCGCTATGCACTGCAGCCAGCAGTGAAGGACATCTCAGTGGAATGGACCCTTCCAGATGGCGTGTCAGTCACCACTTTGTCTCCTCCACTCAAAGTGCTCTTCCATGGCCAAAGGGCACTTCTGTATGCTCAACTCAAAGGAGAG AGCCCTGGAAATCCTGAGGGATCTGTGACGATACAGTACAGCCTGCTGGATCAGACAGTGAAGAACCAACTCAACTTCAGTCTAAAACCTGCAGGTGGCACAGG AGTGACTGTGCACCGGCTGGCTGCTCGGGCCCTGATGAGGtccatggagatggaggagagggctcGTGGGCCAGAGGCGAAGGCTGTTCGAGAGAAGCTCCTGGAGCTGAGCCTGCAGTCAGGAGTCAGCTGTGCACACACGGCCTTCATCGCCACCCACAAGGCCAGCGGAGAGACAGTGCAGGGGCCTCTGCTCCACAGACCTGTGCCAACACCAG GAATGTTTTTTGGGGGCATGATGCCCATGGCCATGTGCTGCTCAGCCCCAATGCCTCAGCCAATGCGTCAAATGGCTCGATCTGCACCTCGAAAAATGGTTGCAAATTGTGCAGCTCCAATGGCACGtatgtttggtggtggtggtatgggaCGTAAGAACATTCGAAGGGGCGGAATGGGCGGAAAACCATTAGAATCTGCCAGTTGTGTGCCTCCAAAGGCTGAGATGGATGGCTGCATGGAGAAAGAGGCGAGCCTGCCAGATGAGGATTTCGATATGG AACCAGAGTCACCCCAGATCACAGATCCCCTTCTTCAGCTGATCTCCCTCCAGAAGGCGACTGGCTCGTGGCACATGGACAGCTCATTGGCTAAAGTACTGGGAACGACAGAGGACAAGTTGGCCAAGGGGGAACCGAAAGGG GTGGACAAGGCCGTGTGGGCTACAGTTCTGGCTCTCATATGGCTCCATGGCTTCCAGCTGAAGGCACGTGATGAATGGCAGTTTGTGGCCATGAAAGCAGCATCATGGATTCAAGCCCAGAAAG TAGGCAATATCTCTCAGTGTGTGGAGGCTGGAAATGCTCTGCTGGGATGTACGGTGGATCAGAAGACTCTTGGCCTCTAA
- the LOC134454398 gene encoding von Willebrand factor A domain-containing protein 5A-like isoform X2: protein MERCCGLVTDKKEKVPLKSVEVDVQVQGHVATVSSTLLYVNEEEHPLEAVFVFPLPAECALCHFSAKLGDVEVVAKLQDKQKAREEYDDALSSGKQAFLLQESEQSPDIFQLNVGSLPPEQSAAITLVYISELAMQADDALRFCLPAVLNPRYTPRDVDQSQMATITSVPADAVPYTLAVRAHLSSPQPISKVESNCSLEPLEYLNSDKTGAKVSLSSGHMFDRDVELLFYYQDAHKPTAIVEAGQESTEPGYLMKDPIVMLSCYPEFPASVTSSLASCGEFIFVVDRSGSMDCKMHSGKDAKMRIDSAKDTLLLLLKSLPMGCYFNIYGFGSRFEHFFPKSVEYNQKTMDEALAKVNGMRADMGGTEILQPLKHIYSQPCVPNHPRQIFMFTDGEVGNTKAVLDLVKLNVHSHRCFSFGIGEGASTALITGLAKEGSGHAQFITGTDRMQPKVMQSLRYALQPAVKDISVEWTLPDGVSVTTLSPPLKVLFHGQRALLYAQLKGESPGNPEGSVTIQYSLLDQTVKNQLNFSLKPAGGTGVTVHRLAARALMRSMEMEERARGPEAKAVREKLLELSLQSGVSCAHTAFIATHKASGETVQGPLLHRPVPTPGMFFGGMMPMAMCCSAPMPQPMRQMARSAPRKMVANCAAPMARMFGGGGMGRKNIRRGGMGGKPLESASCVPPKAEMDGCMEKEASLPDEDFDMEPESPQITDPLLQLISLQKATGSWHMDSSLAKVLGTTEDKLAKGEPKGVDKAVWATVLALIWLHGFQLKARDEWQFVAMKAASWIQAQKGNISQCVEAGNALLGCTVDQKTLGL, encoded by the exons TTCCCCTGAAGAGTGTGGAAGTGGATGTGCAGGTGCAGGGCCATGTGGCCACGGTGTCCTCCACTCTGCTGTATGTGAATGAAGAGGAGCACCCCCTGGAGGCTGTGTTTGTGTTCCCGCTGCCCGCAGAATGTGCCCTCTGCCACTTCAGCGCCAAACTAGGAGACGTGGAGGTGGTGGCAAAGCTGCAGGATAAACAGAAG GCACGCGAGGAGTATGATGATGCACTGAGCTCAGGCAAGCAGGCTTTCCTGCTGCAGGAGAGCGAGCAGAGCCCAGACATCTTCCAGCTGAATGTGGGCAGCCTGCCTCCAGAACAGAGTGCCGCCATCACGCTGGTCTACATCTCCGAGCTGGCCATGCAAGCTGACGATGCCCTGCGCTTCTGTCTGCCTGCTGTGCTCAACCCCCGCTACACGCCACGGG aCGTGGACCAGAGTCAAATGGCCACTATAACATCAGTGCCGGCTGATGCAGTTCCGTACACGTTAGCTGTGAGGGCTCACCTGTCCTCCCCCCAGCCCATCTCTAAAGTGGAGTCCAACTGCTCTCTGGAGCCCCTAGAGTACCTCAACTCAGATAAAACAGGGGCCAAG GTGAGTTTGTCTTCAGGGCACATGTTTGATCGGGACGTGGAGCTGCTCTTCTATTACCAAGACGCTCACAAGCCTACTGCCATCGTGGAGGCTGGACAGGAGAGCACAGAACCAG GCTATCTGATGAAGGACCCCATTGTTATGCTCAGCTGCTACCCAGAATTCCCAGCTTCAGTGACGTCCTCACTTGCCTCTTGTGGGGAGTTTATTTTCGTGGTGGACCGCTCTGGCAGTATGGACTGCAAGATGCACTCTGGAAAAGATGCCAAGATGCGCATAGACAGTGCTAAG GACACCCTTCTCTTGCTCCTCAAGAGCCTTCCTATGGGCTGCTACTTCAACATCTATGGCTTTGGCTCCCGTTTCGAACATTTTTTCCC GAAGAGTGTTGAGTACAACCAGAAGACCATGGACGAAGCTCTTGCCAAAGTGAATGGCATGAGGGCAGATATGGGGGGCACTGAGATCCTGCAACCACTGAAGCACATCTACAGCCAGCCATGTGTTCCCAATCACCCCAGACAG ATCTTCATGTTCACTGATGGAGAGGTGGGAAACACAAAGGCCGTTTTGGACCTGGTAAAACTTAATGTACATTCTCACCG atGCTTCTCTTTTGGTATTGGTGAGGGTGCCAGCACTGCTTTAATCACTGGCTTGGCCAAGGAGGGTTCTGGGCATGCTCAGTTCATCACAGGAACAGACCGCATGCAACCCAAG gtGATGCAGTCTCTCCGCTATGCACTGCAGCCAGCAGTGAAGGACATCTCAGTGGAATGGACCCTTCCAGATGGCGTGTCAGTCACCACTTTGTCTCCTCCACTCAAAGTGCTCTTCCATGGCCAAAGGGCACTTCTGTATGCTCAACTCAAAGGAGAG AGCCCTGGAAATCCTGAGGGATCTGTGACGATACAGTACAGCCTGCTGGATCAGACAGTGAAGAACCAACTCAACTTCAGTCTAAAACCTGCAGGTGGCACAGG AGTGACTGTGCACCGGCTGGCTGCTCGGGCCCTGATGAGGtccatggagatggaggagagggctcGTGGGCCAGAGGCGAAGGCTGTTCGAGAGAAGCTCCTGGAGCTGAGCCTGCAGTCAGGAGTCAGCTGTGCACACACGGCCTTCATCGCCACCCACAAGGCCAGCGGAGAGACAGTGCAGGGGCCTCTGCTCCACAGACCTGTGCCAACACCAG GAATGTTTTTTGGGGGCATGATGCCCATGGCCATGTGCTGCTCAGCCCCAATGCCTCAGCCAATGCGTCAAATGGCTCGATCTGCACCTCGAAAAATGGTTGCAAATTGTGCAGCTCCAATGGCACGtatgtttggtggtggtggtatgggaCGTAAGAACATTCGAAGGGGCGGAATGGGCGGAAAACCATTAGAATCTGCCAGTTGTGTGCCTCCAAAGGCTGAGATGGATGGCTGCATGGAGAAAGAGGCGAGCCTGCCAGATGAGGATTTCGATATGG AACCAGAGTCACCCCAGATCACAGATCCCCTTCTTCAGCTGATCTCCCTCCAGAAGGCGACTGGCTCGTGGCACATGGACAGCTCATTGGCTAAAGTACTGGGAACGACAGAGGACAAGTTGGCCAAGGGGGAACCGAAAGGG GTGGACAAGGCCGTGTGGGCTACAGTTCTGGCTCTCATATGGCTCCATGGCTTCCAGCTGAAGGCACGTGATGAATGGCAGTTTGTGGCCATGAAAGCAGCATCATGGATTCAAGCCCAGAAAG GCAATATCTCTCAGTGTGTGGAGGCTGGAAATGCTCTGCTGGGATGTACGGTGGATCAGAAGACTCTTGGCCTCTAA